CGGGAGAACACCCCATCCCCTCCTCAGGCAGGCTCGAAGAACGAAAAGGACAGCCCCGGCAGGTCCAGGCACAGGCTGTGGGGCCGACCGTGGCAGGGAACGTCCTCTCCCTGCCGCCCCCCCAGGTTGCCTCCCCCGGAACCGCCGTAGCAGGGCGCGTCGGAGTTCAGAAGCTCCCGCCAGAATCCCCCCCGGGGCACCCCCACCCGGTAGCCCCGCCGGGGCACGGGGGTGAAGTTCCCCACCCCCAGCACCGTCCCCCCGTCCCCGTCCAGGCGCAGGCAGGCCAGCACCCCTCCGGCGGAGTCGGTGCAGTCGATCCACTGAAACCCCTGGGGGGAGAAATCCAGCCGGTGCAGGGCGGGACGGCTGCGCAGCAGGGCATTGAGGTCCCTCACCCAGCGGCGCACCCCGTCGTGCAGAGGGTCCGTCAGGATGTGCCAGTCCAGGCTGCGGTCGTGGTCCCACTCCCCCTCCTGGCCGAACTCGTCCCCCATGAAGAGAAGCTTCTTCCCGGGATGGGCGAACATCCACCCGTAGAGGAGCCGGAGCCCCGCCGCCTTGTTCCAGGAATCCCCCCACATCTTGCCCCACAGGGAGCCCTTGCCGTGCACCACCTCGTCGTGGGACAGGGGCAGGAGGAAGTTCTCCGTGTAGGCGTACCACATGCCGAAGGTAAGCTCGTTCCAGTGCCATCGGCGGTGGATGGGGTCCCGGCCCATGTGGGCCAGCACGTCGTGCATCCACCCCATGTTCCACTTCATGCCGAACCCCAGCCCCCCCAGGAAGACCGGGCGGCTCACCTGGGGCCAGGCGGTGGACTCCTCCGCGATGGTCTGGATGCCCTCGTAGCGGCCGTAAAGCTCTCCGTTGGCATCCTGAAGGAACTTCACCGCCTCCAGGTTCTCCCGCCCCCCGTAGCGGTTGGGGACCCACTGCCCCTCCTTGCGGGAGTAGTCCAGGTAGAGCATGGAGGCCACCGCGTCCACCCGCAGGCCGTCGGCGTGGTACCGATCCAGCCAGAAGGAGGCGGAGCTGGCCAGGAAGCTGCGCACCTCGTTGCGCCCGTAATTGAACACCCCGGACTTCCAGTCCGGGTGGAACCCCTGCCGGGGGTCCGCGTGCTCGTACAGGCAGGTGCCGTCGAAGAAGGCCAGGCCATGGCCGTCCTGGGGGAAGTGGGAGGGCACCCAGTCCAGGATCACCCCGATGCCTCGGCGATGCAGCTCCTCCACCAGGGCCATGAAGTCCTGGGGGTCCCCATAGCGCCGCGTGGGGGCGAAGTACCCCAGGGTCTGGTACCCCCAGGAACCGTAGAAGGGGTGCTCCATCACCGGCAGGAACTCCACGTGGGTGAACCCCATCTCCTGGACGTAGTTCCCCAGGCGCGCACCCAGCTCCCGGTAGCCCAGGAAGCGGTTTCCCTCCTCCGGGACCCGCTGCCAGGAGCCCGGATGCACCTCGTAGACCGACCAGGGAGCCCCCAGGGCGTTGCGCTCCCCCCGGGAGGCCATCCACGCCCCATCTCCCCAGTCATAGTCCAGGGACCACACCCGGGAGGCGCTCTTGGGCGGGGCTTCCCAGGAGACGGCGAAGGGGTCCCCCTTCTCGAAGAGCCGCCCCTGCACCTGGGAACGAAGGCGGTACTTGTACAGCGCCCCGGGGCCCACCCCCGGGACGAAGCCCTCGTGGATCCCCGACCCGTCCCACCGGGAGGCCAGACGGTGCGCCCCGTCGTCCCACCCGTTGAAGTCCCCCACCACGGAGACCCACTCCGCGTTGGGAGCCCACACGGAGAAGAGGGTCCCCGGGACGCCCTCCACCGTCATGGGGTGGGCCCCCAGGACCTCGTAGAGCCTCGTGTGGTTCCCCTCCCGAAACAGGTAGAGGTCGTAGTCCGTCAGGAGGCTCACGCCATGCACCACCGATCCGGCCATCCCCTCGCCCCCCTCGTGTCGTGATGCCCCATTTTACCCTCTAACGGCTTCCCGGGGAAAAGTCGCCTCCCCCCGGTGCGTTCCATGGACTATACTGACCCTCCGAGCCCCACCCTGCGGCGCCCCTTCGGGGCCGCGCCGCCCCATCCCCCCTTGCGAGGTGCCCCATGGATTCCCACGATTACATCGGCGTCCGAGACGCCAGCGAACACAACCTGAAGCACCTTTCCCTGAAGATCCCCAAGAGGAAGATCGTCCTGTTCACGGGCATCTCCGGCTCGGGGAAGTCCTCCCTGGTCTTCGACACCATCGCCGCCCAGTCCCGAAGGGAGCTGCACGAGACCTTCCCCTCCTTCGTCCAGCACCTGCTGCCCCGGTACGACCGACCGGAGGTGGCGGCCCTGGAGAACCTGCCCGTCACCATCCTCATCGACCAGAAGCCCGTGGGGGCCAACATCCGCTCCACCGTGGGCACCTACACGGACACCCACGCGCTGCTTCGGCTCCTCTACTCCCGCATGGGCAAACCCTTCGTGGGCTACTCCGACGTGTTCTCCTTCAACCACCCCAAGGGGAGCTGCCCCTGCTGCGAGGGGCTGGGCTTCGTGGAGGACATCGACGAGTCCCTGCTCCTGGACCGGGACAAGTCCCTGAACGAAGGGGCCATCCGGTTCGTCAGCTTCGGGGTGGACACCTGGCGCTGGAAGCGCTACGTCTACAGCGGCCTCTTCGACAACCACAAGAAGGTGCGGGACTACACCCCCCAGGAGCTGGACCTGCTGCTCCACGCGCCGCAGCAGAAGGTCCCGAACCCTCCCGCCCGGTGGCCCAAGACGGCCCTGTACGAGGGCCTCGTCCCTCGCATCAAGCGGTCCATCCTGCACCAGAAGGAGGCGGACCACCACCGGGAACAGATCGCCCAGCTGGTCACCCGCATCCCCTGCCCCTGCTGCGGGGGCCTAAGACTCAACGCGGAGGTCCTTTCCTGCCGCATCGGGGGGCTCCACATCGCCCAGTTCACCGCCCTCTCCGTCGACGGGGGCATCGCGTTCCTGGAGGGTCTGGACCCCGGCCCTTTCCGGGATCTGACCGAGGCCCTTCTCGCGAGGCTGCGCACCCTCTCGGGCATCGGCCTGGGGTATCTGTCCCTGGATCGCCCCACCACCACCCTTTCCGGAGGGGAGGCGGCGCGGGTGAAGCTGGCCAAGTTCCTGGGAAGCAGCCTCTCGGACCTGGTCTACGTGATGGACGAGCCCAGCGCGGGGCTGCACGCCTACGACATCGAGCTGGTGAAGCGGGCGGTCCTGCGGCTGAAGGAGCGAGGGAACACGGTGCTGCTGGTGGAACACCATCGGGACTTCTTCGACATCGCCGACCTGGTGGTGGAGCTGGGGCCCGGGGCGGGGGAAAAGGGCGGAGAGATCACCTTCCAGGGAACCCCTTCGGAACTGCGGGGATCCGAAACCGCCACGGGTCGGGTCCTGCGGGAGGGGGCGGCCTTCCGTCGCCCGGGCCGGGAACCCAAGGGCTTCCTGGAGGTCCGGGCCGGAGGCCGCCACAACCTGAAGGGAGTGGACGCCCGGTTTCCCCTGGGCTGTCTGACGGTGGTCTCGGGGGTGGCGGGCAGCGGCAAGAGTTCCCTGGTGGAGGAACTGATGCGCCAGAACCCCGATCGCCCCTTCACGGTCATGGAACAGGGGGCCGTGGGGGTCCAGTCCCGATCCACCCCGGCCACCTATCTGGGGTTCGCCGACGCCCTCCGGGACCTCTTCGCCGCCCGAACCGGCCAGAGCAAGGGGCTGTTCAGCTTCAACTCCGCCGGGGCCTGTGGGGAGTGCAAGGGCAAGGGGTGGATCGAGACCAACATGGCCTTCATGGGGACGGTCTCCCACCTCTGCGAGGCCTGCAGGGGGAGGCGGTTCTCCCCGGAGGCCTGCGCCCATCTGTACCGGGGCCTCTCCATCGCGGACCTCTACGACCTGGACGTGGACCGGGCCCTGGACTTCTTCCGGGAGGAGGAAGATGCCCTGGCCGCCCCCCTGCGGCAGCTGCAGGAGGTGGGGCTGGGGTACCTGCGCCTCAACCAGGCCCTGCCCACCCTCTCGGGAGGGGAACGGCAGAGGCTGAAGCTGGCGGCCTGCCTCGGGGGGCGGAAGCAGATCTACGTGCTGGACGAACCCACCTCGGGGCTCCACCTGCAGGACATCCGGGCCCTCATGGCCTGCTTCGAGAAGCTCCTGGACCAGGGCAACGCCCTGGTGGTGGTGGAACACAACCTGGACGTGCTCCGCGCCGCGGACTGGGTGGTGGACCTGGGGCCCCACGCGGGGGACCGGGGGGGGGAGGTGCTCTACCAGGGGCCGCCGGAGGGGTTGGTGGCCTGCGACCGCTCCGTCACGGCGCGGTATCTGTAGGGCGGGACGGAGCGTTTCCGGGGAAAAGGGGGAATCGGTTGCTATAATCCTCCCAACTTGCACCCTTACAAGAGGTGACCCCCATGGAAGAGCGACAACCCTACGGGAGCGTGACGGCAAAAACCCTCCGGGACCTGGCGGAGCTGGTGGGGCCCCGCAACGTGAGCGGCGACCCGGAGAAGCTGGCGGCGTACTCCCACGACGAGGTGCCCTCCGCGTCCCTGCCCGAAGCCACCCTGGCCCAGGCCCTGGTGTTCCCGGAGAGCACGGAGCACGTCTCGCTGGTGATGGCCTACGCGGACCGACACCGCATCCCCGTGACCCCTCGGGGGGCGGGGACGGGGCTTTCCGGCGGGGCGGTGCCCGCCTGCGGGGGCATCCTCCTCTCCTTCGAGAAGATGAACCGCATCCTGGAGCTGGACCGGGAAAACCTCACCGTCACGGTGGAACCCGGGGTGGTGACGGCGGAGATCAACCGGGCAGCGGCGAAGCACCGGCTCCTCTACGCCGGGGACCCCTGCAGCGGCGACGCCTCCTTCATCGGGGGCAACGTGGCGGAGAACGCGGGGGGCAACAAGGTGATCAAGTACGGCGCCACGGGAGCCCAGGTCCTGGGGCTGGAGGCGGTGCTGGCGGACGGGTCCGTCACCTGGTTCGGGGGCAAGCGGCGCAAGGACGTGACGGGGTACGACTTCGTCCACCTCCTGGCGGGCTCCGAGGGCACCCTGGCGGTGATCACGAAGATCATCCTGCGCCTGCTGCCCCTGCCCAAGCACACCACGGACCTGCTGGCCCCCTTCGGCTCCGTGGAGGAGGCCCTGGGGTTCGTCCCCCGCATCGTCATCGAAGCGGGGCTGCTGCCCGCGTCGGTGGAACTTCTGGACCGGCGGGCGGTGGAGGTGGCCATGCGCTACCTGAACGCCAAGCTGCCGGAACCCGACGCGGCGGCCCACCTGCTGATCCAGCTGGAGGGGAACGACCCGGAGGTGCTGGCGGACGAGGTGGAGAAGGTGGGGGACCTGTGCCTGGCCCACGGGGCGCGGCAGGTGTACGTGGCGGACAACCGCACCGCCCGGGACAAGCTGTGGAAGGCCCGCAAGGCGGTGCCGGAAGCCATCGTGGCGTTCCACTCCCGCTACGCCAAGGAGGACGTGGTGGTGCCCACGGGTTCCGTTCCGACGCTCATGGTGGCCCTGGAGGAGGTGGACCGTGCCTGGGGGGTGGAACACATCGCCTACGGCCACGTGGGGGACGGGAACATGCACGTCACCCTGCTGCCCCCGGAGGGACCGGAAGGGCCGGAGAAGCTCCGCGAGGCTCGCCACGACCTGTACCGCCGGGTGGCGGCCCTGGGAGGCACCCTGTCGGGGGAGCACGGCATCGGCCTCAAGCGCCGGGACGACACCCCCCTGTTCCTGGACGAGGCCCAACTGGCCCTGATCCGTCGGGTGAAGGCCGCCTTCGACCCCAAGGGCATCCTGAACCCCCGCAAGATCGTCCCGGGGAACTGAGGGCAACGAAAAGGGGCCGGAGCGGATCGCCGCCCCGGCCCCTCTCCTCTTGCGGTACTCCTACGCCTCCAGGTCCCGGAGGGCCCGGCGCTGCACCTTGCCGGTGCTGGACAGGGGCAGCTCCGTCACGAAGCGCACCTTTCGGGGGACCTTGAAGTGGGCCAGCCGCTCCTTGCAGAAGTCCACCAGCTCCTTGGGGGTGACGGAGGCCCCCTCCTGGAGGATCACGAAGGCCTTGACGATCTCCCCGGTCAGGGGG
The sequence above is drawn from the Aminomonas paucivorans DSM 12260 genome and encodes:
- the glgB gene encoding 1,4-alpha-glucan branching protein GlgB; protein product: MAGSVVHGVSLLTDYDLYLFREGNHTRLYEVLGAHPMTVEGVPGTLFSVWAPNAEWVSVVGDFNGWDDGAHRLASRWDGSGIHEGFVPGVGPGALYKYRLRSQVQGRLFEKGDPFAVSWEAPPKSASRVWSLDYDWGDGAWMASRGERNALGAPWSVYEVHPGSWQRVPEEGNRFLGYRELGARLGNYVQEMGFTHVEFLPVMEHPFYGSWGYQTLGYFAPTRRYGDPQDFMALVEELHRRGIGVILDWVPSHFPQDGHGLAFFDGTCLYEHADPRQGFHPDWKSGVFNYGRNEVRSFLASSASFWLDRYHADGLRVDAVASMLYLDYSRKEGQWVPNRYGGRENLEAVKFLQDANGELYGRYEGIQTIAEESTAWPQVSRPVFLGGLGFGMKWNMGWMHDVLAHMGRDPIHRRWHWNELTFGMWYAYTENFLLPLSHDEVVHGKGSLWGKMWGDSWNKAAGLRLLYGWMFAHPGKKLLFMGDEFGQEGEWDHDRSLDWHILTDPLHDGVRRWVRDLNALLRSRPALHRLDFSPQGFQWIDCTDSAGGVLACLRLDGDGGTVLGVGNFTPVPRRGYRVGVPRGGFWRELLNSDAPCYGGSGGGNLGGRQGEDVPCHGRPHSLCLDLPGLSFSFFEPA
- a CDS encoding ATP-binding cassette domain-containing protein encodes the protein MDSHDYIGVRDASEHNLKHLSLKIPKRKIVLFTGISGSGKSSLVFDTIAAQSRRELHETFPSFVQHLLPRYDRPEVAALENLPVTILIDQKPVGANIRSTVGTYTDTHALLRLLYSRMGKPFVGYSDVFSFNHPKGSCPCCEGLGFVEDIDESLLLDRDKSLNEGAIRFVSFGVDTWRWKRYVYSGLFDNHKKVRDYTPQELDLLLHAPQQKVPNPPARWPKTALYEGLVPRIKRSILHQKEADHHREQIAQLVTRIPCPCCGGLRLNAEVLSCRIGGLHIAQFTALSVDGGIAFLEGLDPGPFRDLTEALLARLRTLSGIGLGYLSLDRPTTTLSGGEAARVKLAKFLGSSLSDLVYVMDEPSAGLHAYDIELVKRAVLRLKERGNTVLLVEHHRDFFDIADLVVELGPGAGEKGGEITFQGTPSELRGSETATGRVLREGAAFRRPGREPKGFLEVRAGGRHNLKGVDARFPLGCLTVVSGVAGSGKSSLVEELMRQNPDRPFTVMEQGAVGVQSRSTPATYLGFADALRDLFAARTGQSKGLFSFNSAGACGECKGKGWIETNMAFMGTVSHLCEACRGRRFSPEACAHLYRGLSIADLYDLDVDRALDFFREEEDALAAPLRQLQEVGLGYLRLNQALPTLSGGERQRLKLAACLGGRKQIYVLDEPTSGLHLQDIRALMACFEKLLDQGNALVVVEHNLDVLRAADWVVDLGPHAGDRGGEVLYQGPPEGLVACDRSVTARYL
- a CDS encoding FAD-binding oxidoreductase, whose protein sequence is MEERQPYGSVTAKTLRDLAELVGPRNVSGDPEKLAAYSHDEVPSASLPEATLAQALVFPESTEHVSLVMAYADRHRIPVTPRGAGTGLSGGAVPACGGILLSFEKMNRILELDRENLTVTVEPGVVTAEINRAAAKHRLLYAGDPCSGDASFIGGNVAENAGGNKVIKYGATGAQVLGLEAVLADGSVTWFGGKRRKDVTGYDFVHLLAGSEGTLAVITKIILRLLPLPKHTTDLLAPFGSVEEALGFVPRIVIEAGLLPASVELLDRRAVEVAMRYLNAKLPEPDAAAHLLIQLEGNDPEVLADEVEKVGDLCLAHGARQVYVADNRTARDKLWKARKAVPEAIVAFHSRYAKEDVVVPTGSVPTLMVALEEVDRAWGVEHIAYGHVGDGNMHVTLLPPEGPEGPEKLREARHDLYRRVAALGGTLSGEHGIGLKRRDDTPLFLDEAQLALIRRVKAAFDPKGILNPRKIVPGN